From the genome of Streptomyces sp. NBC_01341, one region includes:
- the alc gene encoding allantoicase: protein MTTDASETAFNDSDPHANDAAPYGGGDPYADYRDATGLPFTDLVDLADRRLGAGVIAANDEFFAERENLLIREPAVFDPERFGHKGKIMDGWETRRRRGADADHPFPAPGDHDWAIVRLGVPGIIRGIVVDTAHFRGNYPQRVSVQATALDGAPSPERLLADDVKWEEIVPPTPVRGHAANAFEITADRRYTHVRLRQHPDGGIARLRVHGEVVPDPAWIAALGTIDLLSILNGGMYEDASDRFYSSPAQIILPGTSRKMDDGWENRRRRVRDTNDWVRFRLPAQGAVRAVEIDTAYLKGNSAGWISLQGRDGDGEWFEIIPRTRLQPDTAHRFVLDAEAVVTHVRLDAFPDGGVARMRLHGSPTEAGAAELVRRYEESVA, encoded by the coding sequence ATGACCACCGACGCGAGCGAGACCGCATTCAACGACTCCGACCCCCACGCGAACGACGCGGCCCCTTACGGCGGGGGCGACCCGTACGCCGACTACCGGGACGCCACCGGCCTCCCCTTCACCGACCTCGTCGACCTCGCGGACCGCCGGCTCGGCGCGGGCGTGATCGCCGCCAACGACGAGTTCTTCGCCGAGCGCGAGAACCTGCTGATCCGCGAACCCGCCGTCTTCGACCCCGAGCGCTTCGGCCACAAGGGAAAGATCATGGACGGCTGGGAGACCCGCCGCCGGCGCGGCGCCGACGCGGACCACCCCTTCCCCGCGCCCGGGGACCACGACTGGGCGATCGTCCGCCTCGGTGTTCCCGGGATCATCAGGGGCATCGTCGTCGACACCGCCCACTTCCGCGGCAACTACCCCCAGCGCGTCTCCGTCCAGGCCACGGCCCTCGACGGCGCCCCGAGCCCCGAGCGACTCCTCGCCGACGACGTGAAGTGGGAGGAGATCGTCCCGCCGACCCCCGTACGCGGCCACGCGGCCAACGCCTTCGAGATCACCGCCGACCGCCGCTACACCCACGTCCGTCTCCGCCAGCACCCCGACGGCGGCATCGCCCGGCTCCGTGTGCACGGCGAGGTCGTCCCGGACCCGGCCTGGATCGCCGCACTCGGCACGATCGACCTGCTCTCGATCCTGAACGGCGGAATGTACGAGGACGCTTCGGACCGCTTCTACTCCTCGCCGGCCCAGATCATCCTGCCGGGTACGTCTCGGAAGATGGACGACGGCTGGGAGAACCGCCGCCGCCGGGTCCGCGACACGAACGACTGGGTGCGCTTCCGGCTGCCCGCCCAGGGCGCGGTGCGCGCCGTCGAGATCGACACGGCCTACCTCAAGGGCAACTCGGCCGGCTGGATCAGCCTCCAGGGACGCGACGGCGACGGCGAGTGGTTCGAGATCATCCCCCGCACCAGGCTCCAGCCCGACACGGCGCACCGATTCGTCCTGGACGCCGAGGCCGTGGTCACCCACGTACGCCTCGACGCCTTCCCCGACGGCGGAGTGGCCCGGATGCGTCTGCACGGCTCACCGACCGAGGCGGGCGCGGCCGAACTGGTCCGCCGCTACGAGGAGTCGGTGGCCTGA
- a CDS encoding LysR family transcriptional regulator gives MTEWDVKKLRILRTLRDRGTVTATAEALLMTPSAVSQQLTNLARQLGVPLLEAQGRRVRLTDAAHLVLRHAEAVFAQLEQADAELTGYLRGEAGQVRVGAFSTAVPALVVPAVRLLRAGGRPGPEVRVREAEAAQAYELLSAGDVDLALSLAAHAPTARDPRFTLVPLLADPLDVALPADHRLARTPGLRLACLASEPWIFGGSGPWSEITRAACEAAGFVPEQAHSASGWTAILAMVEAGMGVALVPRMVSAADRCGDGVAMRVLEADRPHRHVVAAVRQGAGRGPAVARVLTALRRVAGDLAGDQPDRRGE, from the coding sequence ATGACCGAGTGGGACGTCAAGAAGCTCCGCATCCTGCGCACGCTGCGCGACCGGGGCACGGTCACCGCGACGGCCGAGGCCCTCCTCATGACCCCCTCGGCCGTGTCGCAGCAGCTGACCAACCTCGCCAGGCAGCTCGGGGTGCCGCTGCTCGAAGCGCAGGGGCGCAGGGTCCGCCTGACCGACGCCGCCCACCTCGTGCTGCGCCACGCCGAAGCGGTCTTCGCCCAGTTGGAGCAGGCGGACGCCGAACTGACCGGCTATCTGCGCGGCGAGGCCGGACAGGTGCGGGTCGGCGCGTTCTCGACGGCCGTACCCGCCCTCGTCGTACCGGCCGTCCGGCTCCTGCGGGCCGGAGGCCGCCCCGGTCCCGAGGTGCGTGTCCGGGAGGCGGAGGCGGCCCAGGCGTACGAGCTGCTTTCGGCCGGGGACGTGGATCTCGCCCTCTCCCTCGCGGCGCACGCCCCGACGGCCCGCGACCCCCGCTTCACCCTCGTCCCGCTGCTCGCCGACCCGCTCGACGTCGCGCTGCCCGCGGATCACCGACTCGCCCGCACCCCCGGCCTGCGGCTTGCCTGTCTCGCCTCGGAGCCCTGGATCTTCGGCGGGTCCGGCCCCTGGTCGGAGATCACGAGGGCCGCGTGCGAAGCGGCGGGCTTCGTCCCGGAGCAGGCCCACAGCGCCTCGGGCTGGACCGCGATCCTGGCCATGGTGGAGGCGGGCATGGGGGTGGCGCTGGTGCCCCGGATGGTGTCGGCCGCCGACCGCTGCGGCGACGGAGTGGCCATGCGGGTCCTGGAGGCGGACCGCCCGCACCGGCATGTGGTGGCCGCAGTGAGGCAGGGCGCCGGGCGCGGCCCCGCCGTGGCACGGGTGCTGACGGCCCTGCGGCGGGTGGCGGGGGATCTGGCCGGGGACCAGCCAGACCGTCGAGGAGAATGA
- the pepN gene encoding aminopeptidase N codes for MPGTNLTREEAQERARLLTVDAYEVDLDLSGAQEGGTYRSVTTVRFDSAEAGAETFIDLVAPAVHDVVLNGKALDVAAVFRDSRIALPHLLSGANELKVVADCSYTNTGEGLHRFVDPVDEQAYLYTQFEVPDARRVFASFEQPDLKATFRFTVKAPSGWTVISNSPTPEPKDDVWSFEPTPRISTYITALIAGPYHAVHSSYEKDGQSVPLGIYCRPSLAEYLDADEIFEVTRLGFDWFQEKFDYAYPFAKYDQLFVPEFNAGAMENAGAVTIRDQYVFRSKVTDAAYETRAETILHELAHMWFGDLVTMEWWNDLWLNESFATYTSIACLADAEGSKWPHSWTTFANSMKTWAYRQDQLPSTHPIMADIQDLDDVLVNFDGITYAKGASVLKQLVAYVGRDEFFKGVQAYFKAHAFGNTRLTDLLGALEETSGRDLKTWSKAWLETAGINILRPEIETDEHGHVTSFTVLQEAPALPAGAKGEPTLRPHRIAIGCYDLDEAGKLVRTDRIELDVDGERTTVPFPAGTARPAVVLLNDDDLSYAKVRLDEESLRVVTAHLGDFAESLPRALSWASAWDMTRDGELATRDYLALVLSGISKESDIGVVQSLHRQVKTALDLYAAPEWREAGLNQWTEATLAHLRAAEPGGDHQLAWARAFAATARSPLHLDVLQSLLDGSQVIEGLTVDTELRWAFVQRLAATGLLDEEEIAAEYERDRTAAGERHAASARAAQPSEEAKAEAWASVVESDKLPNSLQEAVIDGFVQTDQRDLLAPYTEKFFAAVKGVWDSRSHEMAQQIAVGLYPALQVSQETLDATDAWLESAQPSAALRRLMSESRSGVERALRAQAADAAAATA; via the coding sequence GTGCCTGGCACGAATCTGACCCGCGAAGAGGCACAGGAGCGGGCGCGCCTGCTGACCGTGGACGCGTACGAGGTCGATCTCGACCTCTCCGGAGCGCAGGAGGGCGGTACCTACAGGTCCGTCACCACCGTGCGCTTCGACTCCGCCGAGGCCGGCGCGGAGACCTTCATCGACCTGGTCGCCCCGGCCGTGCACGACGTCGTGCTGAACGGGAAGGCGCTGGACGTCGCGGCGGTCTTCCGTGACTCCCGGATCGCGCTGCCGCACCTGCTGTCCGGTGCGAACGAGCTGAAGGTCGTCGCCGACTGCTCGTACACCAACACCGGTGAGGGCCTGCACCGGTTCGTCGACCCGGTCGACGAGCAGGCCTACCTCTACACACAGTTCGAGGTCCCGGACGCCCGCAGGGTGTTCGCCAGCTTCGAGCAGCCCGACCTGAAGGCGACCTTCCGGTTCACGGTGAAGGCCCCCTCGGGCTGGACCGTGATCTCCAACTCGCCGACGCCGGAGCCCAAGGACGACGTCTGGTCCTTCGAGCCGACGCCGCGTATCTCCACCTACATCACGGCGCTGATCGCGGGCCCGTACCACGCGGTGCACAGCAGCTACGAGAAGGACGGCCAGTCCGTCCCGCTCGGTATCTACTGCCGGCCCTCCCTCGCCGAGTACCTCGACGCGGACGAGATCTTCGAGGTCACGCGGCTGGGCTTCGACTGGTTCCAGGAGAAGTTCGACTACGCGTACCCGTTCGCCAAGTACGACCAGCTCTTCGTCCCGGAGTTCAACGCGGGCGCGATGGAGAACGCGGGCGCGGTCACGATCCGCGACCAGTACGTCTTCCGCTCGAAGGTGACGGACGCCGCGTACGAGACGCGGGCCGAGACCATCCTCCACGAGCTGGCCCACATGTGGTTCGGCGACCTGGTCACCATGGAGTGGTGGAACGACCTCTGGCTCAACGAGTCGTTCGCGACGTACACCTCCATCGCCTGCCTGGCGGACGCGGAGGGCTCGAAGTGGCCGCACTCCTGGACCACCTTCGCCAACTCGATGAAGACGTGGGCCTACCGCCAGGACCAGCTGCCCTCGACGCACCCGATCATGGCGGACATCCAGGACCTCGACGACGTCCTGGTGAACTTCGACGGGATCACGTACGCGAAGGGCGCATCGGTCCTCAAGCAGCTGGTGGCGTACGTCGGCCGGGACGAGTTCTTCAAGGGCGTCCAGGCCTACTTCAAGGCGCACGCCTTCGGCAACACGCGCCTGACGGACCTGCTGGGCGCGCTGGAGGAGACCTCCGGCCGTGACCTGAAGACCTGGTCGAAGGCGTGGCTGGAGACGGCCGGGATCAACATCCTGCGCCCGGAGATCGAGACCGACGAGCACGGTCACGTCACCTCCTTCACCGTCCTCCAGGAGGCCCCGGCCCTGCCCGCCGGCGCCAAGGGCGAGCCGACGCTCCGCCCGCACCGGATCGCGATCGGCTGCTACGACCTGGACGAGGCCGGGAAGCTGGTCCGCACGGACCGGATCGAGCTGGACGTCGACGGCGAGCGCACCACCGTGCCGTTCCCCGCGGGCACGGCCCGTCCGGCGGTCGTCCTGCTCAACGACGACGACCTGTCGTACGCCAAGGTCCGCCTCGACGAGGAGTCCCTGCGGGTCGTCACCGCGCACCTGGGCGACTTCGCCGAGTCCCTGCCCCGGGCACTCAGCTGGGCCTCGGCCTGGGACATGACGCGCGACGGCGAACTGGCGACGCGCGACTACCTCGCGCTGGTCCTCTCCGGCATCTCCAAGGAGTCGGACATCGGCGTCGTGCAGTCGCTGCATCGCCAGGTGAAGACGGCCCTCGACCTGTACGCGGCGCCCGAGTGGCGCGAGGCGGGTCTGAACCAGTGGACCGAGGCGACGCTGGCGCACCTGCGCGCGGCCGAGCCGGGCGGTGACCACCAGCTGGCCTGGGCCCGCGCCTTCGCGGCGACGGCCCGCAGCCCGCTGCACCTGGACGTGCTGCAGTCGCTGCTGGACGGCTCGCAGGTGATCGAGGGACTGACCGTCGACACCGAGCTGCGCTGGGCGTTCGTGCAGCGTCTGGCCGCGACCGGCCTCCTGGACGAGGAGGAGATCGCGGCGGAGTACGAGCGCGACAGGACGGCCGCGGGTGAGCGCCACGCGGCGTCCGCGCGTGCGGCGCAGCCCTCCGAGGAGGCGAAGGCCGAGGCGTGGGCCTCGGTCGTCGAGTCGGACAAGCTGCCGAACTCCCTCCAGGAGGCCGTCATCGACGGGTTCGTCCAGACGGACCAGCGTGATCTGCTGGCTCCGTACACGGAGAAGTTCTTCGCCGCGGTCAAGGGCGTCTGGGACTCCCGGAGCCATGAGATGGCGCAGCAGATCGCGGTGGGCCTGTACCCGGCCCTCCAGGTCTCCCAGGAGACCCTGGACGCCACGGACGCCTGGCTGGAGTCGGCGCAGCCGAGCGCCGCGCTGCGCAGGCTGATGTCGGAGTCCAGGTCGGGTGTGGAGCGTGCGCTCAGGGCCCAGGCGGCGGACGCCGCGGCGGCGACCGCCTAG
- a CDS encoding aspartate-semialdehyde dehydrogenase: MKVGIVGATGQVGTVMLRILAERKFPVAELRLFASARSAGSVIAYEGTDVTVEDASTADYTGLDIVLFSAGGATSKALAEKVASQGAVVIDNSSAWRKDPEVPLVVSEVNAHAIANRPKGIIANPNCTTMAAMPVLRPLHDEARLDALTVATYQAVSGSGLAGVAELHGQASKVVADADKLTHDGEAVDFPEPAVYKRPIAFNVLPLAGSIVDDGSFETDEEQKLRNESRKILEIPELKVSGTCVRVPVFSGHSLQINARFGRPISVERAYELLKDAEGVELSEIPTPLQAAGKDASYVGRIRVDETVEHGLALFVSNDNLRKGAALNAVQIAELVAAELKG; this comes from the coding sequence GTGAAGGTCGGAATCGTCGGCGCCACCGGTCAGGTCGGCACAGTCATGCTCAGGATTCTGGCCGAGCGGAAGTTCCCCGTCGCCGAACTGCGGCTCTTCGCCTCCGCCCGCTCCGCGGGCTCCGTCATCGCGTACGAGGGCACGGACGTCACCGTGGAGGACGCCTCCACCGCGGACTACACGGGCCTCGACATCGTGCTGTTCTCCGCGGGCGGCGCCACGTCGAAGGCGCTGGCCGAGAAGGTCGCCTCGCAGGGCGCCGTGGTGATCGACAACTCCTCCGCATGGCGTAAGGACCCCGAGGTACCGCTGGTCGTCTCCGAGGTCAACGCTCACGCGATCGCGAACCGCCCCAAGGGCATCATCGCCAACCCGAACTGCACCACGATGGCGGCCATGCCCGTGCTGCGCCCCCTGCACGACGAGGCGCGGCTCGACGCGCTGACGGTGGCCACCTACCAGGCGGTGTCCGGCTCCGGGCTCGCCGGTGTGGCGGAGCTGCACGGACAGGCGTCCAAGGTCGTCGCCGACGCGGACAAGCTGACGCACGACGGCGAGGCCGTGGACTTCCCCGAGCCGGCCGTCTACAAGCGCCCGATCGCCTTCAACGTGCTGCCGCTCGCCGGCTCGATCGTCGACGACGGTTCCTTCGAGACGGACGAGGAGCAGAAGCTCCGCAACGAGTCCCGCAAGATCCTGGAGATCCCGGAGCTCAAGGTGTCCGGCACCTGCGTCCGGGTCCCGGTCTTCTCCGGTCACTCCCTGCAGATCAACGCCCGCTTCGGCCGCCCGATCAGCGTCGAGCGCGCCTACGAGCTGCTGAAGGACGCGGAGGGCGTCGAGCTCTCCGAGATCCCGACCCCGCTCCAGGCGGCCGGCAAGGACGCCTCGTACGTGGGCCGCATCCGCGTCGACGAGACCGTCGAGCACGGCCTGGCGCTGTTCGTCTCCAACGACAACCTCCGCAAGGGCGCCGCGCTGAACGCGGTGCAGATCGCGGAGCTGGTCGCGGCGGAGCTGAAGGGCTGA